The nucleotide sequence CCTTCAATAAGACGATCTGGTAGGTAAAGTTTGTCATATTCACAATACTTCATAATAGAAGTTTTTTCTTGAATATAACCATTATCATCAAGCTTTGTAAAAAAGTTTTGTACATTTTTTTTATGTATAGGTGATGATGTTTTTGAATAGTTATCATATGAAATATTAAAATAATCATATAATTTTTTATGAACTTTATGTAGGTTATCTGTGAGAACTTCTGGAGAAATACCGATTTCTCTAGAAAGTATTAAAGAAGGAGTCCCATGAACATCTGATCCTCCTACAAACAAAGTGTCTTCTCCTTTGATTTTACAAAACCGATTATAGATGTCTGCTGGTAAATGTGAACCAGCAATATGCCCTAGGTGTGGAACGTTATTAATATACGGTAAAGCAGCAGTAATAATTTTTGTCATAATCTCAACTCCCTATTGATTTAATATAATATTTTTAGAAAATAAAAAAAGCCTGTGGCGTCTACCACAGGCTTTCATAATTGCTTGAAAGATGTTTGGCAGACTCAGTAAATTAATACAAAATGAGTCTGCCCTTAAATTTAAATAATTTAAGTTACAAACCCTTCCAAAGCATCATCATCATATTTAATTGTCTGAATTCTATATTTTTCATAACAATCTTCTCCATTTGAATTTTTTTAGATAATAACATAAATTTTATTTAAATGTAAAGTCTTTTTTTCAGAATTAATAATTATAAACATGTTTTCATAGAAACTTTACCACCTTTCAAATCAACTAAAATAACTAAATATTTCGGGGCACATGTTAGAGCCTGTGTCCTTAAAAGTAATTAAAAAAGATCCTAATTTTTTTAGGATCTTTTATTATTTTAAGAGGTCAAGTGCATCAGAATACGCGGCTCCTTCCTCTACTAGATTTTTCAATAATTTAGAGGGTTCAAGTATCTAAGTAAATGCCGTTTTTGACCTCTAAGTTTAGAGGGTTTAATTTTAATAACTATAATCGTATTCCTCTTCTTCTTCTTCTTCTTCTTCTTCTCGACCCAGATCACTTTCAAACATAATATTGATATTTAGAGTTTTGATATGTTTATCCAAAACTACATATATATCATTTAATTTTTCGTGATTTTTCTCATTTATTTGCATTAGAATTTCTTTATATACTGTGAATACAACTCTTCTAATTCTTTAGAAATTTTCATTTTACCTCCTAAAATTAATTTTTACAATCTATACACTTTATACAATAATATTTCAATAAAATCAATATTTACTTACTAGCGTATTGATAAATTTACCCGTAGAATCTAAAAGAAACTCAGGCTCACTACTATATGGAGCCATTCCTGGAACTAGCAAACCTAGTAATGGAGGTAGCCTAATGGGTAAAGATGAATTTATGACTGCTACGAAACTTCGGAGTTTCATGGGAAGTTGAGTGAGTAGAGAAAAATCCAGGGAAATTAATTTACCCGGATTTTTCTATTTTTTTATAATTGTAAAACTTTCTTCGGCTTTAACTCTTCTTAATATCCCTTTCTGTATTTCAGTTTTATCTTTTAGATCTTCCAATTTTACTTTTAGAAGAGCTCTATAACCATAAGCCTAAAAATTTATTGAGAGTCAATCTCAATGGCTTTAGTATAATCCTCTAATGCACCTTCAATATTGCCTAATTTTTCCCTAATTTTCCCTCTATCGCTATAGTTATAAATATAGTTAGGATCGACTTCTATTCCTTTAGTATAGTCTTCTAATGCACCATCAGTATTGCCTAATTTTTCCCTAATTTTCCCTCTATAGATATAGTTATAAATATAGTTAGGATCGACTTCTATTCCTTTAGTATAATCCTCTAATGCACCATCAGTATTCCCCAATTTTTCCCTAAGTTGCCCTCTGTAGTTATAGTTATAAACATAGTTAGGATCGACTTCTATTCCTTTAGTATAGTCTTCTAATGCACCATCAGTATTGCCTAATTTTTCCCTAAGTTGCCCTCTATAGATATAGTTATAAATATAGTTAGGATCGACTTCTATTCCTTTAGTATAGTCTTCTAATGCTTCATCAGTATTGCCTAATTTTTCCCTAAGTAATCCTTTTCGACTATAGCTATAGGCAGCTGTATTGACTGTAGTATAAGGTTTATTGTTCACATCAAGATTTGAACCTGTTTTTCGCTTTTGACAACCTATAAATAATATTATTAAAAATAATATTAATAATTTCTTTACCCATTTTCTTTTCAATTAATTCCCCCTAATAAGTTTATTTCACGCAATATCTTAATACAGTATTTCAAATAATAGAATTCCTTTCCCTTAATTTTCATTCCTTTTGGTTTCATTTCTATTCTATTTTGTTTTTTAAGTCTTAATTAATTATAATTTTATATTTTTTTTATATAAAAGTCAATTTTAAATAGAAAAAATACTACTCTTAACTTTCACCCTTTTATGTGTTAAAACTCCTATAGGAGTTGTTTTTTATGACACAATAAAAAAAATACTTAGAAAACAACTATACCAAAGCTACTATTGAGGCCTATTTTAAAGGAATAACTATATTCAATAATTTTTTAAAAGATAGAGAAATAAATAGATCTATTATAGATGAATCGCGGACAAAATTTAAAGAAAATCGAAGACAAAGTAATAAAAAATAATAAATAAAAAGACAGTAATTTTATACTGTCCTTTAAAGGTCTATTTTATTGATGCCAATTATGAAGGTTACAAAAGAATTAAAAAGACACAATCATTAGTATAAAGAAATTATACCGTTGACAAGCCTATCTTTTTTGAATGTAAATTAAGAATATATTACTCCCTAACTACCTTCTTACTCTATACCTTTTTTTTTAATTCACAGGCCTCCTGAGTTTTATGTGAACGATGCTTTTTATATTCAGATTTTATAAATGTAGGATTATATTTAAAGAAATCTTCGACTTCATAATAGGCTTCTCCTACACAATTTAACCCTTTGTAACTTCTTGCCATTAAAATATGGAGAAGGTCAGATTTTCTTTTAACTACGTAATTAGTAATCCTTAGTATAGAAAAACCCCTTTTAAGTGCTTTCTCCATTTTTTCAATATCCCTTATTCTAGTAGATTTGAAACCATCTTCTCCACCAAAATATCCACCTGAAGGGTGAAAGTGTTGCGCACCGTCTATTTCTACAAAAAGATTTTTCTTACGAATATAAAAATCAAAATGTCTGTTAGTTTTTAACCATGAAGGTTTAGCTCTATAAGTATACTCAATTTTTTCTTTAATTAAAAAATCTTCAAAAATCTTCTCTCCAAGAGACTGACCACCTTTTGAACATTTAGGACAACCAGCTAGTTCATCACATATGAGATGAGCCAAAGTAGCTTCCCATATGTAATTACATTCTTCATTAAGACATTTTAACTGGTGTTTCTTTCCCATTCCTTCATATGGTGTAAGTAGTTTAATTTTTTTTGTTTTGAAAATTTTATCAACTGTTTTAACGTCAAGTCTTTTTGTCTTTCCTACTTTAGCCGCAGCACATACAGGACAACCATGTCCTTGATTTATAGTAGTAGGTTTAACATTCCAATGGTTGTTACACACTAAGCATAAATGCTCAATTTTGTCATTAGCATCTGTTGGATTGTTTATCAGCTTTATTTTCTTTTGAATAAGAGATTGTTTGTATTCCTCTATCCCAAATTTAAGCCGTCCAGAACATTTAGGACACCCTGTTGCTCTTCTTTTGTTTCCTGGTTTTATTTTTTGAATGTTTGCAGGTATCACATTCCATATATAACCACACTTAGTGCATTCTACTTTAATCTTTGCAATAGACTTAATATAAGTCCCATGGACTATAATTCCGTCTACTAAATTTTTTATAAATTCTTCATGTGATTTTCTAGAATTTTCTATACGAGATTTTTTTCTACAAAAATGACAACCTGTTTTTCCAGACTTAATATCTTTTGGACATCCCTTAAATTCTTTTCCGCACACTAGACACTTATGAATTATATGAGTTGTTAATTTCTGAACATTCTCTAGTGGAATAATATTATATTTTTTTACGTCATCTTTATACTTATTTGTTCTTTCTCTCATTATTCTTATCTTTTTGCAATTTGAACATTCATATCCCCCACTAATTCTTTGCGCCACAACAACTTCTTGATCATTACATTTCTTACAACAGAATCTATTTTTTACTCTGGAATTTATATATTTATCAAGAAGTATCCAGTTAGAGTTTTTTATCTTTTCTAAAAACTCTTCATGCGAGTCTCTTAGGTGATTGCCATACTTTTTCTTTCTACATTCAGGGCATCCACTACCTTTTAATATATCACTCGGAGCTGCTTTTCATTTGTGCCCACACTCTTTTTCAAGGCAGAGATGATCGATAGGGCTCTTATTATTAAGATATTTCCCTATAACTGCAATCTTCCTTCCTTTTAGTCTTTCAACGTACTCACTATGTTTCAACTTTTTCACCATAATTCCTCCAGTTAAAAAATCAGATTAAATTTTTTCAAATTATTATGTCTTTCTCCTAATTAGAATTGGAACATATTATTTAATTCTTAACAAGAGCGTAATCTCCTTTCATTTTTTTACTAAAAAAGGAGAAATAGATTTAATTTATCTAATCGCCCTTTATATTGAGGAAACTATATCAATTTTTTATTCTTGAAAAAGATAGTATTGAATTTTAAAAAATAATTTTTTGTACATTTATTTGAAACTATTTTAAATTTTGTTTGCATTCATGTCCTCTTTATTGGATTTCAGACTGTCCGAGGTTATTTTAATGGATTAAATCTACTTAATCCTAATAATACCAGTAGATATGACATAATATAACCGAAATTATATTCATTTTGATTATTTCCATTAATTTTAAATTATTTATTATATAAAAATATTTTTGAAATATATGGTAATATTACGTATAAATTGTTAATAAATCTTAACTCAATTATTTAATACCATAGTGATTTAAGATTAAATTATATTTTTAAAGGAGTGAAATATGAATATATTCGAAGAATTAAAAAGCCTTTCAGATGAAAGCTATAAAAGTTTTATTATAAAATTAGTTCCTACAAATCATAATATTTTAGGGGTCAGAATGCCTTTATTAAAGAAGTTAGCTAAAAAAATTACTAAAGAATCACCATATGAATTTTTAGCTCTAGATAAAGGGAACAATTATGAAATGATTATGTTAGAAGGCTTAGTTATTTCATCTCTTAAAATTCCATTTTCCGATCTTGTCTCGTACATTGAAACTTATATGAAAAAAATTGATAATTGGGCCCAAGTCGATTCCTTTGTGATGAACTTTAAAGGTATTAAAAAAGACAAAGAAGTTGTATTTAATATGCTAAAACCATGGTTAAATTCAAAAGAAGAATTTATTGTTAGGACTGCTCTTCTCATACTCCTTAGTTACTATGTAAATAAAGAGTACCTTCAGAATATATTTGATATTTCTAATAAAATAACTCATAAGGGTCACTATGTTTTTATGGGTAATGCCTGGCTTATTTCTGTGTGCATGGCTAAATTTCCAGAAGAAACTATCTTATTTTTTAAAGACAATCGATTAGATAAACTTACCCATAACAAAGCTATTCAAAAATCACGTGAAAGTAATAGAGTCAGCAAGGAACACAAAAATCTTTTAAAAACTTTAAAAAGAATATAGTACTTAAACAGTACTTACAAGAGCCTAAATCGTCAAAGAAGTAGGTCTGTCTCATATTTTGTGTAAACCTCTAAATGGGTGTAAACTAAAATTATGTTTATTTTATCGTTCATTAAAAATAAAAGGACACTATAAATTAAATAGTCCCCTTAACTTTTAGCCTTTTATGTTTTAAAACTCCTATAGGAGGTATTTTTTATGACAGAATACAAAAAATACTTAGCAGATAAAAAGGCTCTCGAAAGAGCCTTAACTTTATTTTTTTATTGCAACAAATTCTCCTGTAAACTTAGCTAAAATCTCACATGAATTTCTATGTTTTAAAACAGCATTCACCATAATTCTTCCCTTTCCGAATTTATTATATATTTTTTTTAATTTCGCTATATCCTTTTCCAGGAGAGGCTCTGTAATTACAATATAGTCTTCAACTACAGGTTTTATGAAATCGGTGCTATTGCTTTTTATGAGAATAATCGCATTATTGTCAATATCTTCTATTAAAATTCTAACTCTCCCCCAACCTGCTAAAGTCATCACAGAGGAAATACTTCCTCCAAATACAGAATTAGTATGATTGATGTGTTTTTTATATTCCCCTGAAACAATTATTTCGTTATCCCCTATATTTTCAATAATAAATCCCATTTCCTTTACGATAGGGATATTTTCTATAATATACTTTTGAAGTTCAATCTTATCCATGATATCCTCCTTGATAAATACAATTAAATTATTATACTACAAATATATCTATAGGAAGAGACATATCTAAAATATATTGTTTTTTATTGCTCTTTAAAATTAAAGGTAAAAAAAAATTTAACTTAATTGAAATGGATTTATACTTTTTTTTACAAAGGCTATTCCAAACTATCAACTATATCTCGGCTTTTTTTCAAACTAATAATAGTTACTATAAATATTAGTAAACTGATCATCCCTAAAGTATGTAATGTTTTCTCTAGGGAACCTTCACTAAAACCATCCATTCCAATGATACATCCTGTTAAAAAATTACTATATAAACCTCTCTTTTTTTTCCCTTTTTTTTCCCATAAATAAAGTATATACGTGCCAAGAGCGACCATTAAAAATGTAACAACATCATGACTTCTAGGAATAACCCCAAGTTTTACCCCTTTATATACTGCAAAAAATTTTAACAGAACCAATAATAATAAAGAACACCAGATCATTATTTTTTTCTTTTTCATATGACCCCCTGTAATAAAAATGATAAATTTTAACCAAATAATATTGAAACTTATTATGAGTGTCTTTCAAATTTTAATAAAAGTCAACCTAAGTTTTAGTAGAATAGCGCTTTATTTATTTAGTTAATCGACTTCTTTTTCACCTTTATATTTTGTTTTTGATTTAATTTTTCCATTTTTATAATTTTCTTGTAATTCCACTTTTCCATTTTCATAATAGAAAGTTGCTTCTCCTGTATATGGATTTTTTTGATCTATTTCATAAAAAGTCCCGTATCTGTTTTGTAAGTAACTTCTATTGATTGTTTTTCCATAACAAGTTAAACTTATACTAATTATTAATATTATCAATATTTTTTTCAACAATTTTCGTCCCCTTTTTTCCCAAACTAATTAAAGTTACTATAAATACCAGTAAACTAATTACACCTAAAGCATGTAATATATTTTCAGGTGAATCTCCATAAGGGCTATTTGGTTTTAAAATATTAATAAATCCAAATAAACATCCCGTTAAAAAAGAAATATATAAACTTTTCTTTCTTTTAAAAATTAATAGATAAGCTATTATGGTAAAAACATATACAATTGTATATATGTATATATCATCAAATTGGGGTAAAATATCAAATTTTACTCCTTTATATAATGCGAATATTTTTAACAAAACCAATGATAATAAAGAACACCAGGTCATTTTCTTTTTCATAACATCTCCTTTTTTTATTATTTTTTAAGTTTCACTTAAGGTAATATTATCTTTTAATTTTTAAAAAGTCAACTCAAATCTGTATAATCTACAGGAATGGCGACATTGTAAGAACAGTACTGCTGAAGCTCAACGACTATAAACTTCGGTTTAATTAAATTCTTTTTCTAGATGTTATTCTACTCCTCAGTAAATATCTTTACGAGTTTCGCCGTACTCACCATGTCCGTCAGGC is from Psychrilyobacter atlanticus DSM 19335 and encodes:
- a CDS encoding YiiD C-terminal domain-containing protein; the protein is MDKIELQKYIIENIPIVKEMGFIIENIGDNEIIVSGEYKKHINHTNSVFGGSISSVMTLAGWGRVRILIEDIDNNAIILIKSNSTDFIKPVVEDYIVITEPLLEKDIAKLKKIYNKFGKGRIMVNAVLKHRNSCEILAKFTGEFVAIKK
- a CDS encoding tetratricopeptide repeat protein is translated as MKRKWVKKLLILFLIILFIGCQKRKTGSNLDVNNKPYTTVNTAAYSYSRKGLLREKLGNTDEALEDYTKGIEVDPNYIYNYIYRGQLREKLGNTDGALEDYTKGIEVDPNYVYNYNYRGQLREKLGNTDGALEDYTKGIEVDPNYIYNYIYRGKIREKLGNTDGALEDYTKGIEVDPNYIYNYSDRGKIREKLGNIEGALEDYTKAIEIDSQ
- a CDS encoding DNA alkylation repair protein, encoding MNIFEELKSLSDESYKSFIIKLVPTNHNILGVRMPLLKKLAKKITKESPYEFLALDKGNNYEMIMLEGLVISSLKIPFSDLVSYIETYMKKIDNWAQVDSFVMNFKGIKKDKEVVFNMLKPWLNSKEEFIVRTALLILLSYYVNKEYLQNIFDISNKITHKGHYVFMGNAWLISVCMAKFPEETILFFKDNRLDKLTHNKAIQKSRESNRVSKEHKNLLKTLKRI